In Scatophagus argus isolate fScaArg1 chromosome 3, fScaArg1.pri, whole genome shotgun sequence, the genomic stretch tcagaattagatgggggaaaaaaaaatcactgattcCAGCTCCTCAGATGtgaatatttgatgttttatcattattattatttagccTACCATGATGATCCATCCACCGTGAAGTCATGACATAATGCAGTAAATTAAATCCTGATCAGAGTCAGAAAATTACAAAAGTTTAAACTTGGGGACACAAAACTAACTCAAAGTGACCTCAAGAAACTCGGTTCATGATCTTTGACTGGGATCTTTCACCCATTTCACCAAAAACTCAACCCAACCAAACAGATGTCCCCCAAACCCCAAACGCCCTGCAGTATACTGGACTCAACATTGCGTGCGGAGggatttatttaatcatttattccCCACATTTAGACGTGTATCTAAACTATGCTATTATAAACTGCATTTTACCTCCGGCGCTGGTCTAAGATCTAATTCAAACAGGTTTTCTTTGCATCTCCTGCTGTTGAGTGTTCGCCGCACGCAGAGGTGGGCTCGCGCACGAGTGAGCGTCCtgcgctctgattggctcatTCAGACACAAGTCGCTTTAACTGGCCGCAGAGCGCCGAGCTGTAAAAAAAGGAGGCGAACAGGAGTGTACGTTTCACTCATAACATCTGCCTCTGTTCAAGCGGGCTGGAGTCAAGACTGGATCCCCATAAGGGACACCTCGGAACACACTGGGACGTTTTCCTCTTCCCGAGGACCTCGTAACGGAGGCTGCCCCATCAGACGTGAGTAGATTGTGCTGTTTCATACTTTCCCCCCCTTTTATTAACACGCTGCTGCgatttctctgtgtgtgcagacttgttttaaaagtggtccattatttttttccttgcagGATCTGAACTTTTacagatgagaagaaaagagatgGTGAGTTTATTATCTATTTAACTACAATTACACTCTTGAGCAATCTgttatttgtgcttttatttgctCACCCCGAGCGATGTTACAAACCTAACGAAAAATAGCCTGAACTATACTTAGTATGAGGTGAATAGGAGCTCTGTGTCGTGGTCCTCGGACATATGGAGAAAACATCTGCTGATGCAGCAGACGGCTGAACGGTCAGTGATGCTCAGATGCCTCCATAGCGTCAACAAAACAGCACTGTTGGAGTAAATAATGACAGTTGATTCTTTTCCTGAAGTTATGCAGCATGTGGCGATGTTAACCACTTCACCGTTCGCTGGTTTTGATGAGTATGAATGCAACTTGTTGTCATCAAAGGCTAAAATAGGCTAAAATATCATTAAGCCTTACATGAGATATTgtagtctgatttttttttttttaaatgtgtgtattgaATTTCCTGCTTCACTTGTTCCATGACTATATACATCAGACTCTTTCTCAAGTTCTTGCAACATCTCGCAGAGTTATGATGAAAACCAAATGGGGGCAGAGGGTCTAGCAGCAGGGTCAAATGCTTTGACGGACAGCAGAGTCTCAGAGCGCAGAGGTCTTACAGGTTCAAAGGTTAGAGTAGCTACTGGCATTAGTGGAGGAAAGAAGCGTGCTGTGTTGGCCACATGCGGACTGTATgctgtgtttctcctctgctgcttttgcttGCACATCTCACCTCTCTGACAGCCCAGTCTCTCATTTTCTAAGGCAGCGTTGCACATAGCTTGAGGTCTTTTTGCAGCATCAACTCTTACAATAAGATTTAAAGGAAAGAGCAGCGCTTGCTTATATGACAAAAGGAATATGGGGCCTCATCTTTGTTCCTTCGGTGTACGTCttaaacactctcacacacaatgTCACATGATCTCTTATACCCTGTTTGAGTTTGAGAGTGAGCCGCCGCTGCTCACTGGCTGAGTCTGACCAATCAGCACGGtgagtcagagaggaaacaggagtATTATATTCCTTAGTGTGTCACTGGTAAATTTCATAGGCAGGCACGCTTGCGCCCTTAAAGAGGCAGGACCCCTGTGGCTAAATCAAAGTCCACAAGAGCCCAGTTACTCCTTTGATAAAGTGCagatgttttttggtttgtttgggttttgttttttacctttgTAATTCTCTCAGTTTGTAGGTAAATAGCAGAGATTAGACATTAGTGCAGCTGTACATGTGTTTCACTTTTCGGTTGAATCACGTCTGAGTCAATGAAAATAGGGCGTTCACTTATGTCGTTGGCGTGGTCGAGTAAATTAACGGACAGGCAGATTTGCTTTGTCTTGAAATCTGCCTCTTGAAGAAGCGCGTTCTTTGATCAGCAGGTCTGCCGGCCTTCAAGCTTACAGTAAGAGAAAAGGTGTTGTTTCATCGACTGAAACTTACTGTGTGCAAGCCTGAGCGTGCCCACAAAGGCCTCCCTGTGATACTCTGCGTTTACACAGCTCTTGTTATTATATGGGCCATTCTGCAGCAGTGCATCAGGAAGACTCTgaaattttcagtttatttccaaATCTGCCATTGCTGACTCTTTTTGCTTTGTCTCCTCAGCTCTGTCTACGTGAATCGGGCGACTGCTTACGGGAGCAGATGCAGTATATGATGAGGTCACTGCAAGACCTGAAACAACTTCGGAAAACCTGCCCTTCAGCCAGACGTCCCCTCGCTCCCATTAACGCCCAGCTCCCAGCTTTGGTGAGCCACTCTGCAGTGGCACGTGCTTGTCAGCAGCGAGCATTACAACGAGAACAGCGAACGCGTCTGCGGATGTCTGACGCGAGCACAGCCAGTACCTACGACTCTGCCTGCTGCCTGGCGAGTCCCcccgaagaggaggaggacgacgatTCTAGCAGCCGGGCCGGCCTGAGCCTCAGACTGGGCCTGGGCTCTCCCAGCAGTCAGAAAAGTCTAGAGTTTGATTCAGGCTACTCCGAGGCGTCATGGCAGGACGAAGGGGTGTTTCTCAGGAGGACGAGGAATGTGCGGGTGTCATCTTCAGCCTGCCTCCGCACAAACAGAGCGCCAAGTGGACGAATTCGACCCAAATCCACCTCTGACGCCTGTCTGGAGAGGTGGACATCGTTTGAGGTCAGCGACCCAGAGGACTGGACAAACTCTTTACTGACCAGAGGACGCAATCGGCAACCTCTGGTTCTGGGCGACAACAGCTTTGCAGACCTCATACAGAACTGGATGGACTTGCCAGACTGTCCTGAgcctgctgagctgaagtccaaTTCAAGGCGTAGACTAGGGAGAGGTTTCTTTGTCAACATGAGGAAGAAACTGGCTGGTTTTTCTAGGAGTGTGGAGGACAGAGTGAAGATGAGATCCACAGACTCTGCTCATGCTACCAGAGCTGCAAACGCCCCAAAACGTCTGTCCTGTCCAGTTGTAGCTTCGCAGACCAAAGTTCCTTTTTTCCATCAATCCCACGCTTGCATTAATGAGTTGGACACAGATTTTTACCACTTTGCTGCGCTCATGAAATCAGGCAGCCGACAGCCCATAATTTGCAAAGATATCATTGGATACATTTGACTTTTCATGCAAAGCCATGTAGAGACTGGACAATCCTCAGagtcactttatttttatatgactGTCTTTTTAATATGCTGTGATTAAGCTAATGGAAAATAAAGATGTTCTCATAATTTAAACTCTATATTCTCTTATTTATGTTATTCCTGTCTTGCATGTGACACATCATATGTGGTTCTTTCACATAAATTTTGAATTCCCAgagcacatttttttatttcagtgaagcTTCTGCTGCATTCATTACAGTTCATTATAATAAGATcctgcccccacccccacccccattgCTTTATTAGTTAAAGGAGGCTTTTACTGTCTCTGTAGTCAAGCAAATGAATGTGtggtcatttgttttcatttgagatgTAATACTCTGAGCGTGCAGGATGGAATCTGTTGCTGCATGGTTTAGTGTAACTGGGGTATAATACCAAAAGATAAATTGAAAACATTAATATATCTCATATGTGCAGACCTTTAGCCGATCCAGGACAAATAAGGACATTTGACTTGTAGGCCATTTTGAAGGGCACTCATTAGATAGCAAAAGGCTTCGTGTTCTCCAAAAAGTTCTGTTCTTCCTCAACAAAACGTAGAATCCCTTAGAGACGTTTTAAACAGGACGATAAAGCTATTTACAGGCCAGAAACAGAGGCTGTATCAACACAGAGCGCTGTGTGCCCGATGAGGTAATTCCCCATATGTCCATGCAAAAAGAGGTGAAAAGAGGCGAAGCAGCTGCTCGCAGATGGAGCTGAAGTTTACTCTCCCGTTTGCTTTATGAAGCATAACGTCTCACTGACCACCCCCCTGCCTCATTTAACTCTCTGCTCTTATTGCAGTGTTGCCTCACAGGTGGTGCCAACTCATCCGCACACATTGGCTAATGGTAGTATTAGCTctgaggaaagggaaaaaaaaacactgacaaatgcaCCAAGATAAGCTAATAATCACTTCACCTTTGCCTTTACATATTCACTCTGTTCATCAATTCAGAGGAGAAATAGTACCAAACATTATAAAGATAATGAATTTTCCCAGAAGGGATTTCCCATGATCCCTGCTACAGCCAGCCTCACTAATCATGTCAAGGATATCAAGGACATGGGAGGTCACAGAAGAGAGATGGTTCTTACTGGGTGCCGTTTGTCTCGGCCTCTTTATCTTGTTCTCCTGATGGAATGTCGCAGTGGCACACTGCTGAGCACTCAGCTGGGATATAATGAGCTCTTATCAGGACACGGCAAAAACATTCACAGTACTGTGGAAGCTCATAAAAGCATGTGACTTGCcatgatggaaaaaaataataaaacctttGCAAAAAGACCTTGGAACAAATAACCTGACTGTTCGCCTTTTCTGGGGTTTTTCTGGCTCCTCGGTAGATTTTTTCCCTTTCAGCACACACAAGTTCTCAGCGGTCTGCAGCTGGATGAGTGCATGAGTACATCACTTTCCCCAGCTGACTGAGAGTCATTCAGGGAAATGggacaagaggaagagagagagagagaggaagcaatGAGTCCAACCCGCTATTCAAACTCATCTCAAGCAGGAGCGTCACGTCTGTATGTAAAGCATcacagacataaacagacaGCCAGATTATTGCTTCAAATGTAACTTCATTGTATGTCGCTCACTATGACTGTCGAGTCTAGAATTGAAAACTTGGGTCAGTGATGAAGACtctcagaggaaaaaagcaaGAACAGCAACAGAATGCTGACCAAGTTAACGACGTGGATCCACTGTCgcattttttcctccatttaCAGGATAATCTGCTGTGTCAGAGAGCTTCGAGAGGAATCCAGGGTCAGTAAAGTTTCCATGCTGAATCCGTGTGCAATGCAAAAAGGCCAGGTGTGTGTGAATCAATTCTGAATGCAGCGTGTAACTTGCTCAGCTATCTTGCTCTCTGGTTGCTGTGCAGGTGGCATCTGACAGTTGTACAGTGTATAGTTGTACAGTTCACTCCCTAAGTTAGTGGATTTTACCTCTTCATCAACATCAGTCCTCATGTATCACGTATGTGGACAGGAGATGTGAGTGATGGCGTCCCAGTGGTCCGTCTGCACGCCTAATATGTAAAACTCAAATGTACCTGTATTGCTGTGTAGACAATGGCAATTAGTCAGCACTCACAACTGCATTATCCTGTGAGTCAGTCAGCAAGTCTTAGTGCGTCTGAAACGGCCTTCAGTGGGACACCTTCAAGTAGGCACAGAGGGAAGACAGATTGCCCAATAACAGTCCGTCCACCATGACTTAGTTTTCAAAGTGTAAAGGATAAATGACGGCTGCCACCCACAGTCTGCTTATAGTTAGTGAGACTCTCTTAGTACCAGCCGCCATAAACAGTTTTCATGACTTTGGCACACAAGATGATCTTGAGCAGACCTGCTGAGGCATCACATACTTACAGGGTGGCCCAGTCTAATGTGGTGGACACGCAACGAATCTCCTGTTAATTAGTAAACAGAACGTGAAGATGGGCCATGTGCTTAAGTCTGGCATACGCTTCATTTCTGTGATTCTCGTGTGTTGATAGAAACAAGCTCTAATTAGCGACATATTCAGGATTATTCTGATGAAGACCTTAACCTGACAGTTTCAGATGCCACCTGAGTGGACTTTGTCCTTGACTGACCTCACACTGCAGGATGTATGTGAGACACCTTTCCCTACGCTGGTAGGACACGTGTGAATAAATATGTGCCACAGAACTGGAACAATGTAAACGTGTAAAGCTGGACATACTAATCCCTCTGACTCAGTTCAAGGCCCTTTTGGCTGGCTTGAAGGAGTGTGAGTGTACCTGCATTTGTGAACTGTTTGTGATTTGGCTTGTTtatattgtatgtgtgttacaCATGTGGTCTGCAGTGGAGGATGACAGTGGGTTTTATACACATTGTGACACACGTCTACCAGAACAAAATTGCTTAGATTACAAACTGCACATTAAAAAAGACATGCTGTTAGATTTCTCAGAAGAACCTTGTGATTTCCGTTTCATTTTGTTAAGAAGAAGGCAGCCGCTGTGCTTGTTTGTCTGGCCTTTACATCCTCTGACTCTGATTATGTAAACCTCCAACTGACTCCACACATTATGAAACGTTGTCACTGGAAAGTCAGGCGttaatgacatcacatgacCATTTCACTGGAAGCATCGATGCAATGCTTTCACAGGTCTGGTGACGTTTCCATTTGAGAGGAAGTAAACTGCAGTAAGTGCGAAATGGGTGAGGAAAACCTTGCAGAAGTGATTAAGTAAAACTTACTGAGTTACTGAGATATCAGCTGGCAGATTACAGAATGAATATGAGTGATTTCCTTTGGGTTCTCGATAAATTCCAGTGAACTGATTCACCAGGTTGCTTGCGTAACTCAACGTGATAGCTTCATgttgcagagacagaaaaacatgatgCTCAGTTCAGCCCTTCAGGGAACAGGAGGGTTAACTGATGTTTAGGAGATTATCAAACAAAATctctgttaaactgtgtgttgtttgaaaTAGTTACACTGGACAGACATCCAGCAGACTTTGGCCTCCATATCTGTCACAGAAATCATTAAAAGTTCAACTACTGCACAGATCACAGATAGAGAAAAGTAATTTATGTAGACCATTCGTATTAACCTCTCACCTAGCAGAGAGtgcaacaggaagtgaagtgtGGAACCTGGCTAAGAGTTaatgtgattcttcttcttttttgttttcttttcttc encodes the following:
- the LOC124056431 gene encoding PAK4-inhibitor inka2-like isoform X1, with the protein product MTPSAPALHRTHADRLLQMSSGKVLTLRQKRDSKLLRVRLYNNHVKDKECKDSFCLHFHELSVRRTQRWARARVSVLRSDWLIQTQVALTGRRAPSCKKRRRTGVYVSLITSASVQAGWSQDWIPIRDTSEHTGTFSSSRGPRNGGCPIRRSELLQMRRKEMLCLRESGDCLREQMQYMMRSLQDLKQLRKTCPSARRPLAPINAQLPALVSHSAVARACQQRALQREQRTRLRMSDASTASTYDSACCLASPPEEEEDDDSSSRAGLSLRLGLGSPSSQKSLEFDSGYSEASWQDEGVFLRRTRNVRVSSSACLRTNRAPSGRIRPKSTSDACLERWTSFEVSDPEDWTNSLLTRGRNRQPLVLGDNSFADLIQNWMDLPDCPEPAELKSNSRRRLGRGFFVNMRKKLAGFSRSVEDRVKMRSTDSAHATRAANAPKRLSCPVVASQTKVPFFHQSHACINELDTDFYHFAALMKSGSRQPIICKDIIGYI
- the LOC124056431 gene encoding PAK4-inhibitor inka2-like isoform X2 yields the protein MTPSAPALHRTHADRLLQMSSGKVLTLRQKRDSKLLRAGWSQDWIPIRDTSEHTGTFSSSRGPRNGGCPIRRSELLQMRRKEMLCLRESGDCLREQMQYMMRSLQDLKQLRKTCPSARRPLAPINAQLPALVSHSAVARACQQRALQREQRTRLRMSDASTASTYDSACCLASPPEEEEDDDSSSRAGLSLRLGLGSPSSQKSLEFDSGYSEASWQDEGVFLRRTRNVRVSSSACLRTNRAPSGRIRPKSTSDACLERWTSFEVSDPEDWTNSLLTRGRNRQPLVLGDNSFADLIQNWMDLPDCPEPAELKSNSRRRLGRGFFVNMRKKLAGFSRSVEDRVKMRSTDSAHATRAANAPKRLSCPVVASQTKVPFFHQSHACINELDTDFYHFAALMKSGSRQPIICKDIIGYI